A window of Candidatus Bathyarchaeota archaeon genomic DNA:
TCGACCACAACATGCTCCAAAACGACTTCCGCAACGCTGACGACCACCGCTACCTCCAAGGCGTCGCATCCAAATACGGCATAATCTTTAGCCGACCCGGTAACGGCATCTGCCACCAGCTCTTCTTGGAGCGCTTCGCCAGACCTGGCTACACGCTTTTGGGTAGCGACAGCCACACCCCCACCGCGGGCGGCGCAGGCATGATAGCCATCGGCGCAGGTGGCTTAGACGTCGCCGCAGCAATGGCGGGAGAACCCTTCTATTTGGAAATGCCTAAAATCGTCGGCGTAAAACTCACAGGTAAACTTCAACCCTTCGTCTCAGCCAAAGACGTTATCCTCCAAGTCCTCAAAATCCTAACCGTCAAAGGCGGGGTAAACAAAATCCTCGAATACTACGGTCCAGGCGTAGAAACCCTCAGCGTCCCCGAACGCGGCACCATCACCAACATGGGAGCCGAAACAGGAGCCACCACCTCGATTTTTCCCTCTGACGAAGTCACCCGAGCGTTCCTTGCCGCACAGGGACGAGAGGAAATGTGGGTTGAACTCAAAGCAGATGAAGGCGCAAAATACGATGAGAACATCGAAATTGACCTTTCCAAACTTGAGCCGCTGATTGCCCTGCCACATAGCCCTGACAACGTTAAAAAAGTCAGCGAAGTCGAAGGCAGCCCAGTTGACCAAGTCTGCATCGGTAGCTGCACCAACTCCTCGCTGCGCGACCTCAAAATCGTCTCCGCCCTACTTCGGGGCAAGAAGGTTCACGAAAACACCAGCTTAACAGTCTCCGCAGGCTCCCGTCAAGTCATGGAAAACCTCGCCGCGGCAGGCGAACTGGAACCTTTCATCCAATCAGGCGCAAGAATCCTCGAAAATGCATGCGGACCCTGCATCGGCATCGGTCAAGCCCCGCCTACAGAAGCCGTTTCTCTGCGCACTTTTAACCGCAACTTTAAAGGTCGCAGCGGAACACAGGACGCGAAAGTTTACCTTGTCAGCCCTGAAACCGCAGTGGCCGCGGCCCTAACAGGTAAAATCACGGATCCCCGCAAACTCGGAAAATTCCCTGAAATCAAAATGCCTGAAAAGTTCCTCTTAAGCGACGCCATGTTTCTGCAACCCAGCGGCTGCGCAACAGCCAAAGTGGTTATGGGACCAAACATTAAGCCGCTACCAGACTTTCCGCCGTTGCCAGCTAAATTATGCGGAGAAGTTCTGCTGAAAACAGGCGACAACATCACAACCGACGACATCATCCCCGGCGGCTCAGAAATCATGTCACTACGCAGCAACATCCCCCAAATCAGCACCTACACCTTCTGCCACGTAGACAAAACCTTCGCCTCCCGAGCACTCCAGAAAGGCGGCGGATTCATAGTCGGAGGCGAAAACTACGGCCAAGGCAGCAGCCGCGAACATGCAGCACTCGCCCCCAAGTACCTCGGCGTAAAAGCCATCATCGCAAAATCT
This region includes:
- a CDS encoding aconitate hydratase; the encoded protein is MPKTLAEKIITKHLVEGKMVAGEEIAIKIDHTLTQDSTGTMAYLEFEAMGVPKVKTFLSVSFVDHNMLQNDFRNADDHRYLQGVASKYGIIFSRPGNGICHQLFLERFARPGYTLLGSDSHTPTAGGAGMIAIGAGGLDVAAAMAGEPFYLEMPKIVGVKLTGKLQPFVSAKDVILQVLKILTVKGGVNKILEYYGPGVETLSVPERGTITNMGAETGATTSIFPSDEVTRAFLAAQGREEMWVELKADEGAKYDENIEIDLSKLEPLIALPHSPDNVKKVSEVEGSPVDQVCIGSCTNSSLRDLKIVSALLRGKKVHENTSLTVSAGSRQVMENLAAAGELEPFIQSGARILENACGPCIGIGQAPPTEAVSLRTFNRNFKGRSGTQDAKVYLVSPETAVAAALTGKITDPRKLGKFPEIKMPEKFLLSDAMFLQPSGCATAKVVMGPNIKPLPDFPPLPAKLCGEVLLKTGDNITTDDIIPGGSEIMSLRSNIPQISTYTFCHVDKTFASRALQKGGGFIVGGENYGQGSSREHAALAPKYLGVKAIIAKSFARIHMANLVNFGILPLTFADKKDYDSIEMGDELELAVEGLKEHLVVTNKTKGTKINVNLNLSAIEKEQVLAGGKLALIKAKQHKK